One window from the genome of Kaistella carnis encodes:
- a CDS encoding aminotransferase class IV gives MSQFIESIKVEDKKLFLLDQHQKRVNETFSYFGKAEPLDLAAIFKSLEHDEDGLYKFKITYDLTGKYRTQLIPYAISEIADFQLVENNIYDFSFKFEERKELEKMKILSKAAEIIVVKNNHITDSSYSNLLFKKGKEWFTPTTYLLNGVQRQHLLKTKKIKEAEITLQTLSEYSHFQLINALNEFDDVVVYPLSKIKNLPKKSEETSI, from the coding sequence ATGTCCCAATTCATTGAAAGTATTAAAGTAGAAGACAAGAAATTATTTCTGTTAGATCAGCATCAAAAACGCGTTAATGAAACGTTTTCCTATTTCGGCAAAGCAGAACCTCTAGATTTAGCAGCAATTTTTAAAAGTCTGGAACATGATGAAGATGGTTTGTACAAATTTAAGATCACCTACGATCTGACCGGAAAGTACCGCACGCAACTGATTCCCTACGCCATATCTGAAATCGCCGATTTTCAGCTTGTAGAGAATAATATTTATGATTTTTCTTTCAAATTTGAAGAGCGTAAAGAACTCGAAAAAATGAAAATCCTTTCAAAGGCTGCGGAAATAATCGTTGTTAAAAACAATCATATAACCGATTCGTCTTATTCTAACCTCTTATTTAAAAAGGGAAAAGAGTGGTTTACGCCAACGACCTATTTGCTAAATGGTGTTCAACGACAGCATTTACTGAAAACAAAGAAAATTAAAGAAGCCGAAATTACTTTGCAAACATTGAGTGAATATTCTCACTTTCAGCTTATTAATGCTTTGAATGAGTTTGATGATGTTGTAGTTTACCCACTTTCAAAAATTAAAAATTTGCCGAAGAAATCCGAGGAAACCTCGATCTGA
- a CDS encoding DUF3667 domain-containing protein: MSHGKLREEKNCLNCGHFVAEKFCPNCGQENTETRKPFHYLFTHFVEDLTHYDGQFWGTIKNLLLKPGKLTETYLEGKRQRFVPPVKLYIFISFITFFLFALFPPFHLDFEAKADSKNKKEKTIFAQAAISQTQKIVDSLKAKENKTYEDSVQIEKLSAIVGDSATINNFQEQLNLDKGLEEDFPYKNFKTRKAYDSAQAKNPSSWNFLDKAFAYKLFELKEKGAKKGDILRNLIETSLHNLPKALFLYLPVFAFFLWIFHNKKKWWYFEHGVFTLHYFSFLLLNILCVTFLFKLVGLTESDFLNRLLYVIISGMIVYSMLYFFIAHRRVYHFHGFTSFIVGCILFLVNFFAFTMVVIGLGIVSFLMIH, from the coding sequence ATGAGCCACGGAAAATTAAGAGAAGAAAAAAACTGTCTGAATTGTGGGCATTTTGTAGCAGAAAAATTCTGTCCAAACTGTGGACAGGAAAACACCGAAACACGGAAACCCTTTCACTATTTATTTACTCACTTTGTAGAAGATTTAACTCATTATGATGGCCAGTTTTGGGGAACAATTAAAAATCTTCTCTTGAAACCCGGTAAACTAACCGAAACTTATTTAGAAGGAAAAAGGCAACGTTTTGTTCCGCCTGTAAAACTGTATATTTTTATCAGTTTTATTACTTTCTTTTTGTTTGCACTTTTCCCACCTTTTCATCTTGATTTTGAGGCAAAAGCTGATTCTAAAAATAAAAAAGAAAAAACAATTTTTGCTCAGGCTGCAATTTCTCAGACTCAAAAAATAGTAGACAGCCTGAAAGCAAAAGAGAATAAGACGTATGAAGATTCGGTGCAAATTGAAAAACTCTCAGCAATTGTAGGAGATTCGGCTACTATTAACAATTTTCAAGAGCAATTGAATTTAGACAAAGGTTTAGAGGAGGATTTTCCTTATAAGAACTTTAAAACGCGTAAAGCCTATGACTCTGCTCAGGCCAAAAACCCGTCATCCTGGAATTTTTTGGATAAAGCATTTGCTTATAAGTTATTTGAACTGAAAGAAAAAGGAGCAAAAAAAGGCGATATCCTGCGAAATCTGATCGAAACCTCTCTTCATAATTTACCAAAAGCCCTCTTTCTTTACCTGCCTGTTTTTGCCTTCTTTTTGTGGATTTTTCATAATAAAAAAAAGTGGTGGTATTTTGAACATGGCGTTTTTACTTTGCATTATTTTTCTTTTCTACTGTTAAATATTTTGTGCGTCACTTTTCTCTTCAAACTTGTTGGTTTAACAGAAAGTGACTTTCTGAACAGACTCCTTTATGTGATTATTTCCGGCATGATTGTTTACTCCATGCTGTATTTTTTCATTGCGCATCGCCGCGTGTATCATTTTCATGGATTCACAAGTTTTATCGTGGGCTGCATATTATTCCTGGTTAATTTTTTCGCTTTTACAATGGTGGTGATTGGTTTGGGAATAGTGAGCTTTTTAATGATTCATTAA
- the menD gene encoding 2-succinyl-5-enolpyruvyl-6-hydroxy-3-cyclohexene-1-carboxylic-acid synthase: MKQFSSKRSIQILAHLLKEYEIYDIVISPGSRNAPLAIHFSETDDFNCYSIIDERSAGFVGMGMAKSIKKPVAITCTSGSAAANYYPPITEAFYQNTPLLVLTADRPTDYVDIFDGQTIRQKDLYQQHSYGDFQLLEDSAENADDENFAIIKKAIEVCFEKKGPVHINIPLEEPLYEMVSELPHFPSVEKTIRENVYDLPPNLVAEWNTSKRILILVGTRDHSEELEMQLSQLVKNHSVVVLKEANSNLKHEKFFAHIDRYIFNFSEEEYKMYAPDLLITVGQNVVSKKVKQFLRKANPKSHWHIDEVWHPDTFFSLTEKVKTAPEKFFGKLLNFIALEPSPYFNLWDVLRDKRDLKHKEYCVSAGFSDFKFFEILSQKLPENISLHISNSSAIRYAQLFDFQKNNVYCNRGTSGIDGSTSTAMGFAMKDEKQTVLVTGDMSFFYDINGLWNNYIPPYTRIIVFNNGGGDIFKIIPGPSSTNALDEFILTKHHKNAEHVAKHFGFAYTKVDDEDTLLRVLDNFFKHDEKAKILEIDTSHIENAEVLKQYFEFLK; the protein is encoded by the coding sequence ATGAAACAATTCTCTTCCAAACGAAGCATCCAAATATTAGCGCATCTGCTAAAAGAATACGAAATTTACGATATTGTAATATCGCCGGGCTCCCGAAATGCACCTTTAGCAATTCACTTTTCGGAAACAGACGATTTTAACTGTTACAGCATTATTGATGAAAGAAGTGCAGGTTTTGTCGGAATGGGAATGGCAAAAAGTATTAAAAAGCCCGTGGCAATTACGTGTACGAGCGGTTCTGCTGCCGCAAATTATTATCCGCCAATTACTGAAGCTTTTTATCAAAACACTCCACTACTCGTTTTAACTGCAGATCGCCCCACAGATTATGTGGATATTTTTGACGGGCAAACGATTAGGCAGAAAGATCTTTATCAACAGCATTCGTATGGAGATTTTCAGTTATTGGAAGATTCTGCAGAAAATGCAGACGATGAAAATTTCGCAATTATAAAAAAAGCCATTGAAGTTTGCTTTGAAAAGAAAGGTCCGGTTCATATCAATATTCCTTTGGAGGAACCTTTATATGAGATGGTTTCTGAGCTTCCGCATTTTCCTTCGGTGGAAAAAACAATTCGGGAAAATGTTTATGACTTGCCGCCAAATTTAGTCGCAGAATGGAATACTTCTAAAAGAATTTTGATTCTCGTAGGAACCAGAGATCATAGTGAAGAACTTGAAATGCAGTTATCTCAATTGGTTAAAAACCACAGTGTTGTGGTATTAAAAGAAGCCAATTCTAATTTAAAGCACGAAAAATTCTTTGCTCACATCGACCGCTATATTTTTAATTTTAGTGAAGAAGAATATAAAATGTATGCGCCCGATTTGCTAATTACGGTGGGCCAGAACGTTGTTTCTAAAAAAGTGAAACAGTTTTTGCGAAAAGCAAATCCGAAAAGCCACTGGCATATTGACGAAGTTTGGCATCCTGACACGTTTTTTTCTTTAACTGAAAAAGTAAAGACAGCGCCGGAGAAATTCTTTGGGAAATTACTGAATTTCATAGCATTGGAACCAAGTCCTTATTTTAATTTATGGGATGTTCTTCGGGATAAAAGAGATCTGAAGCACAAAGAATATTGTGTGAGCGCCGGTTTTTCAGATTTTAAATTTTTTGAAATTCTGTCCCAAAAATTACCTGAGAATATCAGTTTACATATCAGCAATTCCTCCGCAATCCGTTATGCCCAACTTTTTGACTTTCAGAAAAACAACGTTTACTGTAACCGCGGAACGAGCGGAATCGATGGCTCCACTTCCACTGCGATGGGATTTGCGATGAAAGACGAAAAACAAACCGTTTTAGTGACCGGAGACATGAGTTTCTTTTACGATATTAATGGATTGTGGAATAACTATATACCGCCTTACACGCGAATTATCGTATTCAATAACGGCGGCGGTGATATTTTTAAAATTATTCCGGGACCAAGCTCTACCAATGCTCTGGATGAATTTATCCTTACAAAACATCATAAAAATGCCGAGCATGTAGCCAAGCATTTTGGTTTTGCCTACACCAAAGTTGATGATGAAGACACGCTATTACGCGTTTTGGATAACTTCTTTAAACACGATGAAAAAGCAAAAATCCTGGAGATCGATACTTCACACATTGAAAATGCAGAAGTTCTGAAACAATATTTTGAATTTTTAAAATAG
- a CDS encoding isopenicillin N synthase family dioxygenase yields MKQIPSVDLRDFLSGTPERKQKFVNEIGKAYEEIGFVALKGHFLDEKLVDDLYDEVKQFFDLPVETKNKYEIPGIGGQRGYVGFGKETAKGFKKGDLKEFWHFGQYLEEGSKYANEYPANVEVSENPNFNKVGKEAFKMLEKTGIYVLRALALHLGLDEFYFDKYVTEGNSILRPIHYPPITQEPDNAVRAAAHGDINLITLLMGAQGKGLQVMNHDGEWIDAIAQPDELMINVGDMLSRHTNNKLKSTIHQVVNPPRELWGTSRYSIPFFMHPVSEMPLNALENCVDEEHPKLYEDTTAGEFLHERLIELGLIKK; encoded by the coding sequence ATGAAACAAATCCCAAGCGTGGATTTGCGTGATTTCCTTTCGGGTACACCGGAACGCAAACAAAAATTTGTAAATGAAATCGGAAAAGCATACGAAGAAATCGGCTTTGTCGCTCTGAAAGGTCACTTTCTGGATGAGAAACTGGTTGATGATCTTTATGATGAAGTCAAGCAATTCTTTGATCTTCCTGTCGAAACCAAAAATAAATACGAGATCCCCGGCATCGGTGGACAGCGTGGCTACGTAGGTTTCGGTAAAGAAACAGCAAAAGGTTTTAAGAAAGGGGACTTAAAGGAATTTTGGCACTTCGGGCAATATCTTGAAGAAGGTTCGAAATACGCCAATGAATATCCCGCTAACGTAGAAGTTTCGGAGAACCCTAATTTTAATAAGGTCGGTAAAGAAGCCTTTAAAATGCTGGAGAAAACCGGGATTTATGTTCTGAGAGCATTAGCACTTCATCTTGGTTTAGATGAGTTTTACTTCGACAAATATGTGACGGAAGGTAATTCTATTTTAAGACCAATTCATTATCCTCCGATTACGCAGGAGCCTGACAATGCGGTTCGTGCAGCGGCACATGGCGATATTAATTTGATTACCCTTTTAATGGGCGCTCAGGGAAAAGGTCTGCAGGTCATGAATCATGACGGCGAATGGATTGATGCGATTGCACAACCCGACGAACTGATGATCAATGTGGGCGATATGCTGTCGCGACACACCAATAACAAATTGAAATCTACCATTCACCAGGTTGTAAATCCACCACGAGAATTGTGGGGAACTTCCAGATATTCCATCCCATTTTTTATGCATCCCGTGAGCGAAATGCCGCTGAACGCTTTGGAAAACTGTGTGGATGAAGAACATCCTAAATTGTATGAAGACACGACTGCGGGAGAATTCCTGCACGAAAGACTGATTGAGTTAGGTTTGATCAAAAAATAA
- a CDS encoding beta-carotene 15,15'-monooxygenase, protein METFQQFDQPIGPEKSTGAIISHAFDIYKGVFLYAVGALLISLVISFLIQPLSGFNSSEFVEEIQTSPETLSTTMWSIPGFKAYYGLSGLVSLLMTPLYVGVIYVANKYNLKEPMSFSDMFIGFKQNFLNIIIYALISSIVIGISFTLCVIPAFFVVPFFMLGYPILLFENASFSEALSKSFTIAKDNYGTFLGASALGILISFAGVFLCGIGIVFTALFLMVVMYSTYCAFCGRPRPLAINK, encoded by the coding sequence ATGGAGACTTTTCAACAATTTGACCAACCTATAGGACCGGAAAAATCGACGGGTGCAATTATTTCGCACGCATTTGATATTTACAAAGGCGTGTTTTTATATGCTGTCGGTGCGTTATTGATATCGCTGGTCATTTCGTTTCTGATTCAGCCGCTTTCAGGATTTAATTCCTCTGAGTTTGTGGAGGAAATCCAGACCTCACCCGAAACTTTGTCTACCACCATGTGGTCTATTCCGGGATTTAAAGCCTATTATGGATTATCAGGATTGGTAAGTTTGCTCATGACGCCGCTGTATGTTGGAGTAATTTACGTCGCCAATAAATACAATTTAAAAGAACCGATGAGTTTTTCTGATATGTTCATTGGGTTCAAACAGAACTTTTTAAACATTATTATTTACGCCCTTATTTCGAGCATCGTGATCGGAATTTCATTTACATTATGCGTTATTCCAGCTTTCTTCGTGGTGCCATTTTTCATGTTGGGATATCCTATTTTATTATTTGAGAACGCCTCTTTTTCAGAAGCCCTAAGTAAATCATTTACTATTGCCAAAGATAACTACGGAACATTCTTAGGAGCTTCGGCTTTGGGAATTTTAATCAGTTTCGCGGGTGTATTTCTTTGTGGAATCGGAATCGTTTTCACGGCGTTATTTTTAATGGTTGTGATGTACTCTACTTATTGTGCATTCTGTGGAAGGCCGCGACCACTGGCAATTAATAAATAA
- a CDS encoding aminodeoxychorismate synthase component I: protein MDELSQKKVPFFFMIDFLVQKVEVFEESALDKNGLLIDFKSYTNANEPLIESREIHLKAFPESREIYRRGFDKVQREIRLGNSYLTNYTCKTEIEINLSLKEIFYLSKAKYKILYKDQFVCFSPETFVEIIDNEVFTHPMKGTIDASKENAIEVLKSDIKEKAEHYTVVDLLRNDLSMVADEVQVNEFQRIDFIKTKQKNLYAMSSEISGKLKPEFQNKIGSLMKTLLPAGSILGAPKPKTLEIILDAESYERGFYTGVCGWFDGENLDSCVMIRFIEKENEKLYFKSGGGITHLSNFADEHQEMKNKIYVPIH, encoded by the coding sequence ATGGACGAGCTTTCCCAAAAGAAAGTTCCCTTCTTTTTTATGATTGATTTTTTGGTACAAAAAGTAGAAGTTTTCGAAGAAAGTGCACTAGACAAAAATGGTTTACTTATTGATTTTAAATCATATACAAATGCAAATGAGCCCTTAATCGAAAGTCGGGAAATTCATCTTAAAGCATTTCCGGAAAGTAGGGAAATATACCGCCGGGGTTTTGATAAAGTGCAACGGGAAATTAGGTTAGGCAATTCTTATCTTACCAATTACACCTGCAAAACAGAAATTGAGATCAACCTTAGTTTAAAAGAAATTTTCTATTTATCGAAAGCGAAATACAAAATACTTTACAAAGATCAATTTGTCTGTTTTTCCCCTGAAACTTTTGTTGAGATCATTGATAATGAGGTTTTTACGCATCCAATGAAAGGGACAATTGATGCCTCAAAGGAAAATGCCATAGAAGTTTTAAAAAGTGATATCAAGGAAAAAGCAGAACATTATACGGTGGTTGATCTTTTACGAAATGACCTAAGCATGGTCGCTGATGAGGTGCAGGTGAATGAATTTCAAAGAATTGATTTCATAAAAACAAAGCAGAAGAATCTGTACGCCATGAGTTCGGAAATTTCCGGAAAGCTCAAACCTGAATTTCAAAACAAAATAGGCAGTTTGATGAAAACCTTACTTCCGGCGGGTTCAATTCTTGGCGCGCCAAAACCCAAAACTTTAGAAATAATTTTAGATGCAGAAAGCTATGAACGTGGTTTTTACACCGGAGTTTGTGGCTGGTTTGACGGTGAAAATTTGGACTCTTGTGTCATGATTCGGTTCATTGAAAAAGAAAATGAAAAACTTTATTTTAAAAGTGGTGGTGGCATCACCCATTTGAGTAATTTTGCCGACGAACATCAAGAAATGAAAAATAAAATTTATGTCCCAATTCATTGA